The Rosa rugosa chromosome 1, drRosRugo1.1, whole genome shotgun sequence genomic sequence TCATATCTGTTAAAATCTTTGTTTGAATTGGTGGTTTGGTTATTGGAGCTGTTtctgatttgggtttgtgtTGCTGCTTTGGAATGTGCAGGGAAAATTGATGGGGGGTCGAGGACAGAGGCAGAGGAGAAGCTTTACTCTTGGTTATACGCCTTGGCGCAATCCGATAAGGATTTGGTTTTCGAGTATGTTCGATCCACCGAAAGAGGTCAGTGTCTTTAATTGCTCTCTCCTTGGTTTAATCCAAGTTATTTGGAATAGGATCACTGAGATTTGTTTTTCCACGTTTGACTGTTTCATGAAGGAAATGACTGAAAGCATTAGGTTGTTTCAAATGATGTAGTGACTTAGTGATCAAAAACATAATACGGTGCAGTTGGGTGAATTTGacatgtttgatgaaatgccaaGCCAAGATACAGGAAATGGCTCGGTTCGATATTGATAACTAACTTGCATTGCCTTGCCACATTTTCAGTCTTACATGAAATTCTAGGTAAATGATAATTGAAAATATGTTGTAGCTCTTCGCCTTCTTTAATAGCAACAAACTTTTGCTTCTATGCAGGATTGAGCTTTACTGAAGCTGaaaggagattgaaggaaaATGGCCCGAATGTTCCTGTTGATTTCTCTTTTCCTAGCTGGTGGCATTTTTTATGGAGTGCTTTCTTTCATCCTTTTAATATCATATTGATCGTCCTGTCTGTAATCTCGTACATAACCAGCGACAGCCCAAATGGATGCATCAtgcttgttttggttttgataagTGTTTGCCTCCGGTTCTATCAGGTACTTCTTGCTTACGTCCTTTACTTAAACAGGCTTCATGTATATTTATGTCAAGCATTTGGCGTGGACTAATTCTCAATTCACCTTTCAGGAATACGGAAGTTCAAAAGCAGCCATGGAACTTTCAGAATTTGTAAGGTGCCCAGTCAAAGTTCAAAGATGTGCAGGTAGAGTTGTTCAGACTGAATTAGTAGTACAAATTGATCAAAGAGATATTGTTCCTGGTGATATTATCATATTTGAACCTGGAGACCTTTTTCCTGGAGATGTGAGACTATTGTCTTCGAAACACCTTGTTGTAAGGTATAGTACCTGTAGAGCTTGCTGTAATATAAAATGGAATTTGTTAGTTCTTTTATgtcattctttctttctgtacAGCCAATATTAGATTTGATGATCACTCCTTGCTTCTTGAACAGTCAGGCCTCATTAACAGGAGAGTCCTGGACAACCGAAAAAACAGCTGATATCAGAGAGAATCAAAGCACTCCATTGCTAGATTTAAGGAATATTTGCTTCATGGTACGCTAATAGTAACTTTCATTGCTTTATCTTTGCTGGAAAATTTGAATACCGTACTCTTTAAGTCTTAACATCACAGGTTGGACCTTGCAAATGGAAACTGTAGCTGCCAATACTTCATGTGATATTTTAAGAAAATTAATGATAATTTTCAATGCACACTATTCAACTTAACAAATTTGGTCAAGCATTGCATGTTACTGAACAATTATCAGAGTTCCTGATGTTTTGTATGTAATTCAGGGAACAAATGTAGTATCAGGCAGTGGATCTGGTCTAGTGGTTTCCACTGGATCTAAGACATACATGAGCACCATGTTTTCAAACatagggaagaagaaaccaccAAATGAATTTGAGGACGGTGTTCGTCGCATATCTTATGTGCTGGTTGCTGTTATGCTAGTAGTAGTCACCATCATAGTTATAACTGACTACTCTACATCTCGTGATCTGTCTGAGAGCATCCTTTTTGGAGTGTCAGTTGCAAGTGCACTTACTCCTCAAATGCTTCCCCTGATCGTTAACACAAGTCTTGCAAAAGGAGCACTTGCTATGGCCAGAGACAGATGCATAATCAAAAGCTTATCTGCAATACGAAACATGGGTTCTATGTGagtatatattattatttcaCTGATGAATTAGTGAACATCTATAAACCAGTAGCTGTTGGAAAGATGATAGTGCAATGGCTTCTAGTCATCTTAAGTAGAATTAAGACTTTCATGTGCATGAACTAGGCATTTTGTCATGTTCCATGTGATATTTGATCATGCAATGCTTTAAGTTCACTCCCATAAGCTTGAAGTAGAAAAAATTATGTCAAACTCTAACCTAGGTAGAAGATGGTACTTGCATTTCACTTTGTTTCATCATTTTCACAACTTTTTTCTCGTCAATCTTTTAGTTGAACTTCCATAGTTTAGTAGTCATTTGCTGTATTCTCTTTGTTACAGGGATATCTTATGCATTGACAAGACTGGTACACTCACCATGAATCGTGCGATAATGGTTAATTATCTGGACAGCTGGGGGTTAGACAAAGAAAAGGTTTTACAGTTTGCTTTCCTCAACTCATATTTCAAGACCGATCAGAAATATCCTTTGGATGATGCAATTTTGGCACATGTATATACCAATGGATTCAGGTTCCAACCATCAAAATGGAAGAAACTAGATGAGATTCCTTTTGATTTCATAAGAAGAAGGGTATCTATTATCATGGAAAGAGAAGAAGACACAGACCCTCACAGTTTTGTGAGAGTCATGGTGACAAAAGGAGCTCTGGAAGAAGTAATGAAAGTTTGTTCTTTTATGGAGAATGTTGACAGTGGCACGATTTCACCTCTCTCTCCAGAACAGTATCAAAGGATTATAAATATGACCGAGGAAATAAGCAACGAGGGACTAAGAGTTATAGGAGTAGCAACAAAGAAGCTGGAAAAGGTATGTCTAAATTTATTTCTACTCACATTCTGTATGAACATGAGTGTATCTATCTATTCAATCCTTAATTTTGCATGTGTCAAAACTTTTGGAGATTTTATTATTTACTGAATCTGCCGAATTTGAAACTACTTATTTCCCATAATCATTCCTTGACCTTGATATTTCTTGAAACTTTGAgctagaataaaaaaaaattgtgagaaAATGAGAATGACACACCAACAAGAAAGAGCTGTGTTCCCTAATAATGTTTGGAAATTCTCCTCCTCCCCCAATAATGTTTGCTTACATTACAATTTTCTTTCATGATGCAGCAGATAAGGTATGAGCGCAAAGATAATGATGATACTTCTGAATCAGACATGGTTTTCCTCGGCCTCATAACATTCTTTGACCCACCCAAGGACTCAGCAAAGCAAGCTCTGTGGCGGTTGGCTGAGAAGGGAGTGAAAGCAAAAGTATTAACAGGTGACTCACTGTCTCTATCTATAAGAGTTTGCAAGGAAGTTGGTATCAGAACAACTCATGTAGTTACAGGGCCAGAGCTTGAGCTACTCGACCAGGATGCCTTTCATGAGACTGTTAAAACAGCAACAGTCTTAGCTCGACTCACCCCAACACAGAAACTCCGAGTTGTGCAGTCCTTGCAAACAATTGGTAACCACATTGTTGGATTTTTGGGAGATGGAGTAAATGACTCGCTTGCACTGGATGCAGCCCATGTTGGTATATCAGTTGATTCAGGAGCATCAGTTGCAAAAGACTTTGCTGACATTATCTTACTGGAGAAAGACCTGAATGTACTCATTGCCGGAGTTGAACATGGCCGACTCACTTTTGGGAACACAATGAAGTACATAAAAATGTCAGTTATTGCCAATCTGGGAAGCGTTCTCTCAATTCTCATAGCAACTCTGGTGCTCAAGTATGAGCCATTGACTGCAAGGCAGCTTCTTACACAGAACTTCTTGTATAGTGTGGGCCAGATTGCAATCCCATGGGATAAAATGGAAGATGATTATGTAAAAGTCCCACAAAGATGGTCAAAGAAAGGTTTGCCGATGTTCATTTTGTGGAATGGACCTGTCTGCACTCTTTTTGATGTTACTACACTTCTGTTCCTTTGGTTCTATTATAAGGCTGATAGTTTGGAGGATCTTGTTTTCTTCCACACTGCTTGGTTCATCGAAGGGCTTCTCATGCAGACCCTAATCATCCACTTGATCCGTACAGAGAAAATTCCTTTCATTCAGGAGTTTGCCTCATGGCCTGTGCTTTGTTCTACAGTTCTGGTTTCTGCAATTGGAATCGCAATTCCATTCACCCCGATTGGGGAAGTGATGGGATTTATCAAGCTTCCACTGTCATACTTTGGGTTTTTGGTAGTACTGTTTATAGGATATTTTGTTGTTGGCCAGGTGGTCAAGAGACTTTACATTTTTGTTTATAAAACCTGGCTTTAGGTAGCAGAATGAATTTCAGATGAGATTCACGTTAGAGAAATAGTGGGAGCACAGAGAAATTAGGAAGAAATTTTTCTCATTTATCATTGAGAGTGTAATAGATGTTAGACTCAAAAGTTGTTACAGGATCAATGACATTTTTGTAGATACTCTACTTCCACAATTTTATCAGACTTTTGCAGAAACAATATGAAACACAATGATGGTTGGGCAGAAAAATGCATTTAGATAATTCCTCTCCAATTTCCAATTGCTATTCATCATTAATCACATGTGTCATTTGTCACAACTCACAAGATATGATGCAGATAGAACAGTAATACAAGCAGCACTAAACTGTTAACATTCCGTATGTTGGGCGAACTACCTGCATAAATTTAAAGAAATTTCTGTTAAGAACATGGTTAATGCATAATTAAGTACTCAATTGAAGATAATTGTTCAAAGACGTCAGTTATTGACAAAGAACAGACAAGTCTAGACAATTACTCAATCGAAGATAATTGTTTCTAATGTTCCATTCAAAATCCCAGTGAGGTCTATCATTTTTCAGTGTCCAGTAAGCCCACCCAAATGAAGCAGCATTGTAAACCTCTAACTGGACCCTCCCAAACTCTTGATAATCTGTCTGAGAGGCACTTGTTACATTCCACTCGTTGACCCACTCtcctgaaaagaaaaaacacttTTTCAGCTTTTATAACCCATACTACTTGAAACCTTTCGAAATAAGGCTTCAGATAACAGCAAACAAGAATGGTTTTATATCAGAATCAGGACATTGTCTGTGAATACAAAGTTTCATTTCAATTCTTATTCCAATGATGCTCAGATTTCATATCAGAAGCAGATGTAAGACCTTGAAGTAAACAAGCTCTTAGCTGAATGAAGAAAAGAGATCCTGCCTTACCAATAAAAACAAGTGGACCGTTTGCACTGTTCAGGGCCTGCAATTGAGTTTCCCTGCTCTTGTATATGAATTGTATATTATCCGTAGGGCTCatgttgacaaagtaattgTCAAAAAGATTGTAATAATGCAAATCCACCACAATATTATGTGAGCCAATGTCAGCCTGAAAAAGTTCCAATGGATCTGCATTGCCAATTCTTTGACAAATTATTACATAAGTTGTTGACGAGTATTTCCGAACAACTTCATAACCTTGTTTGTAATACGAAACTAAACTGTCCAATGGAACAGTAGCAGCAGATGGTTCATTCAAAAGCTCAATTCCCAGCAAAGCAGGCTGTCTTGCATACCTAAATATCAAAGAAATTCATGTTTGGCATGATTGAACTCTAGAAGGGTCATGAATTAAATGCAGAAGATGCACTACAGGTGCAATAAAACTAAAAAGTACAAGggaaagaaaatggaaattACTTGGTGGCAAAATATGAAAAAGGTTTCCATGCTTGCTACCAGCCTTGGTAGTTTATCTATTTAACAATAATCAACTTAAAAAGGTTtggccaaagaaaaaaaaatactcaaaaTGTATGTGTTTAGCAATTCAAAAATAGAAAGAGAAAATACCTGGAAATTAGAAAGTCTATAACGTGCAATGTTTGTGAAATGGAATCTGGAGTAGGCCAATCAGTTGAACCATCCCTACTAGCACTATGTTCCATCCCATTCTGAGAGCCAGGAGCCGCATGAAGGTCAATGATGCACCTAATATTATATGATCTGCAGCACAGTTCTATTGTACGACATCAGAATTGAATGTGAAGTTTAAGTATAACAGTGTGAACAAAATTAGAGGGAAAAAGAACCTACTGTGCCCATGAGAATGCATTGTCTAGAGCTTCCAAAGTGCCACCAATAAATGGTGCAGGAGGATCTGGATCATAAGCAATCCACCAGCCAACAGGGATCCTCACAGTATTTATTCCATGTCTAGACAGAAAAATGAAATCTCCTATAGTGATGAAACTGTTCCTATGCCTCTACAGTTTAAaaaggtccaaatatcaaataaaCATATCTGTTGATCTCATGTAGCAATAACGTTTAATATCAACTACAGACTGCAAATTTCGATTACTGGCACCGACCGATGAATACAATATACAAGAAATATAACACAGGTGAGACACTTGGGGATGCAAAAGTAGTGACAATCCAAAGTCAGATGTCAAGTATGTTCACACAAGTAATAAATAGCTACTGAATTTCCAAGGGTCTGTTAGAACTTCTAATGGCCAATATTTAACTGAACAGTTCATTTTGAGCATCCCTCTGCCATATTAGTAGAATCAGTCAGAATGCAAAACATATCCAACATATCCTAGAAGGTCTATGACTCCAGTAATTAATGGCAAAAGTAACAGAGATACCTTGAGAACTGCTTTGGCCTTATTGTGTCCATATCCATTTGCAAGCTGGTAGTCTCCATGCAAGTTATTAGCAACAATGGTCATTTCAAATGTGGCTGCATTATCATCCCATCCTGGTTTCCCTGGATAGTTTGCCACAAGCTGATTTGCCATTGTAGCCTGTAGGGGTATATGTGTTGTTAATAACTTAGTATGTGGAGGCATTGGACACTACGATAGTCTTAGATGCCATGTCAATGTAtccatatcaaaaaaaaaaaaaaaaaaattcattattGAAACCCAGTCTTAGATGAGTAGTAGTAGAATCATATGCGTAAGAGCTCGATTCCTCACTCCAA encodes the following:
- the LOC133723579 gene encoding probable glucan 1,3-beta-glucosidase A isoform X2; amino-acid sequence: MLLFLGFFWFFLKVVGLHGDSKVRAVNLGGWLVVEGWIKPSLFDGISNGDMLDGTVVQLKSVTLDKYVSAENGGGANVSVSRDAASSWETLRLWRVSETEFHFRTSLGQFLTCDGGDGCFISATAVSPSTSFFVERNNGRVHIKTMSGTYLQATMANQLVANYPGKPGWDDNAATFEMTIVANNLHGDYQLANGYGHNKAKAVLKRHRNSFITIGDFIFLSRHGINTVRIPVGWWIAYDPDPPAPFIGGTLEALDNAFSWAQSYNIRCIIDLHAAPGSQNGMEHSASRDGSTDWPTPDSISQTLHVIDFLISRYARQPALLGIELLNEPSAATVPLDSLVSYYKQGYEVVRKYSSTTYVIICQRIGNADPLELFQADIGSHNIVVDLHYYNLFDNYFVNMSPTDNIQFIYKSRETQLQALNSANGPLVFIGEWVNEWNVTSASQTDYQEFGRVQLEVYNAASFGWAYWTLKNDRPHWDFEWNIRNNYLRLSSSPNIRNVNSLVLLVLLFYLHHIL
- the LOC133723570 gene encoding uncharacterized protein LOC133723570 isoform X2, which gives rise to MLTFSSSYLSFDTYYVSLSFSTAIAISGSLPMRTFKIPTIFTSKSHPRLPYQNPIRQNLVDKPESQNGSNRVFRFLRGLMSGGKIDGGSRTEAEEKLYSWLYALAQSDKDLVFEYVRSTERGLSFTEAERRLKENGPNVPVDFSFPSWWHFLWSAFFHPFNIILIVLSVISYITSDSPNGCIMLVLVLISVCLRFYQEYGSSKAAMELSEFVRCPVKVQRCAGRVVQTELVVQIDQRDIVPGDIIIFEPGDLFPGDVRLLSSKHLVVSQASLTGESWTTEKTADIRENQSTPLLDLRNICFMGTNVVSGSGSGLVVSTGSKTYMSTMFSNIGKKKPPNEFEDGVRRISYVLVAVMLVVVTIIVITDYSTSRDLSESILFGVSVASALTPQMLPLIVNTSLAKGALAMARDRCIIKSLSAIRNMGSMDILCIDKTGTLTMNRAIMVNYLDSWGLDKEKVLQFAFLNSYFKTDQKYPLDDAILAHVYTNGFRFQPSKWKKLDEIPFDFIRRRVSIIMEREEDTDPHSFVRVMVTKGALEEVMKVCSFMENVDSGTISPLSPEQYQRIINMTEEISNEGLRVIGVATKKLEKIRYERKDNDDTSESDMVFLGLITFFDPPKDSAKQALWRLAEKGVKAKVLTGDSLSLSIRVCKEVGIRTTHVVTGPELELLDQDAFHETVKTATVLARLTPTQKLRVVQSLQTIGNHIVGFLGDGVNDSLALDAAHVGISVDSGASVAKDFADIILLEKDLNVLIAGVEHGRLTFGNTMKYIKMSVIANLGSVLSILIATLVLKYEPLTARQLLTQNFLYSVGQIAIPWDKMEDDYVKVPQRWSKKGLPMFILWNGPVCTLFDVTTLLFLWFYYKADSLEDLVFFHTAWFIEGLLMQTLIIHLIRTEKIPFIQEFASWPVLCSTVLVSAIGIAIPFTPIGEVMGFIKLPLSYFGFLVVLFIGYFVVGQVVKRLYIFVYKTWL
- the LOC133723570 gene encoding uncharacterized protein LOC133723570 isoform X1 — translated: MLTFSSSYLSFDTYYVSLSFSTAIAISGSLPMRTFKIPTIFTSKSHPRLPYQNPIRQNLVDKPESQNGSNRVFRFLRGLMSGGKIDGGSRTEAEEKLYSWLYALAQSDKDLVFEYVRSTERGLSFTEAERRLKENGPNVPVDFSFPSWWHFLWSAFFHPFNIILIVLSVISYITSDSPNGCIMLVLVLISVCLRFYQEYGSSKAAMELSEFVRCPVKVQRCAGRVVQTELVVQIDQRDIVPGDIIIFEPGDLFPGDVRLLSSKHLVVSQASLTGESWTTEKTADIRENQSTPLLDLRNICFMGTNVVSGSGSGLVVSTGSKTYMSTMFSNIGKKKPPNEFEDGVRRISYVLVAVMLVVVTIIVITDYSTSRDLSESILFGVSVASALTPQMLPLIVNTSLAKGALAMARDRCIIKSLSAIRNMGSMDILCIDKTGTLTMNRAIMVNYLDSWGLDKEKVLQFAFLNSYFKTDQKYPLDDAILAHVYTNGFRFQPSKWKKLDEIPFDFIRRRVSIIMEREEDTDPHSFVRVMVTKGALEEVMKVCSFMENVDSGTISPLSPEQYQRIINMTEEISNEGLRVIGVATKKLEKQIRYERKDNDDTSESDMVFLGLITFFDPPKDSAKQALWRLAEKGVKAKVLTGDSLSLSIRVCKEVGIRTTHVVTGPELELLDQDAFHETVKTATVLARLTPTQKLRVVQSLQTIGNHIVGFLGDGVNDSLALDAAHVGISVDSGASVAKDFADIILLEKDLNVLIAGVEHGRLTFGNTMKYIKMSVIANLGSVLSILIATLVLKYEPLTARQLLTQNFLYSVGQIAIPWDKMEDDYVKVPQRWSKKGLPMFILWNGPVCTLFDVTTLLFLWFYYKADSLEDLVFFHTAWFIEGLLMQTLIIHLIRTEKIPFIQEFASWPVLCSTVLVSAIGIAIPFTPIGEVMGFIKLPLSYFGFLVVLFIGYFVVGQVVKRLYIFVYKTWL
- the LOC133723579 gene encoding probable glucan 1,3-beta-glucosidase A isoform X1, with amino-acid sequence MELVLSKWVCAFLFCSWLIFSPVYSVVGLHGDSKVRAVNLGGWLVVEGWIKPSLFDGISNGDMLDGTVVQLKSVTLDKYVSAENGGGANVSVSRDAASSWETLRLWRVSETEFHFRTSLGQFLTCDGGDGCFISATAVSPSTSFFVERNNGRVHIKTMSGTYLQATMANQLVANYPGKPGWDDNAATFEMTIVANNLHGDYQLANGYGHNKAKAVLKRHRNSFITIGDFIFLSRHGINTVRIPVGWWIAYDPDPPAPFIGGTLEALDNAFSWAQSYNIRCIIDLHAAPGSQNGMEHSASRDGSTDWPTPDSISQTLHVIDFLISRYARQPALLGIELLNEPSAATVPLDSLVSYYKQGYEVVRKYSSTTYVIICQRIGNADPLELFQADIGSHNIVVDLHYYNLFDNYFVNMSPTDNIQFIYKSRETQLQALNSANGPLVFIGEWVNEWNVTSASQTDYQEFGRVQLEVYNAASFGWAYWTLKNDRPHWDFEWNIRNNYLRLSSSPNIRNVNSLVLLVLLFYLHHIL